From Chitinophagaceae bacterium, the proteins below share one genomic window:
- a CDS encoding GxxExxY protein translates to MTNNLNNLTYQVIGAAYKIHSSLGPGLLESAYKEALFYVLGKEGFFVEKEKVLPLLFETVRLDAGYRLDLLVENKVVVEIKAVESFTDIHMAQVLTYLKLSGCKTGLLLNFNVADMKKGIKRIIL, encoded by the coding sequence ATTACGAACAATCTCAACAATCTCACTTACCAGGTAATTGGCGCTGCTTATAAAATACATAGCTCCCTTGGCCCTGGGTTATTAGAAAGCGCTTACAAAGAAGCATTGTTTTATGTACTGGGTAAAGAAGGGTTCTTCGTTGAAAAAGAAAAGGTATTACCATTATTATTCGAAACGGTAAGGCTTGATGCAGGGTACCGGCTTGACCTCCTGGTAGAAAACAAAGTGGTCGTTGAGATCAAAGCTGTGGAATCTTTTACAGATATACACATGGCACAGGTTCTGACTTACCTGAAACTTTCGGGTTGTAAAACTGGTTTATTACTTAATTTTAACGTCGCAGATATGAAGAAGGGAATAAAAAGAATCATTCTCTGA
- a CDS encoding SH3 domain-containing protein, with protein sequence MKKISVSALFLFCSLFSFSQYTYYAAARSGLSMREQPGTAATVLEKIPYGEKLVTVTGDANQPAISTEGFSGFWWKVNYNGKTGYIVSSYVLPLPAPKAGTKTLADYFAQVSAKNGNPLEIKKSDLALNEMGESTLTKQLYKNGMEWHKSQGYEFGSDVYFLPDFTIEQCFLLLRLVGQYPDLVAEKDAFPLKNVVIKKDTGDKTIEVERERYGGGTGPVKRLKITHAQGALTEFEIYMLDTQAVISWSSGV encoded by the coding sequence ATGAAGAAGATCTCTGTATCTGCTCTCTTTCTCTTTTGCTCCCTGTTCTCTTTTTCGCAGTACACGTATTATGCAGCAGCCCGGTCGGGACTGAGCATGCGGGAACAACCCGGCACCGCTGCAACCGTTTTGGAAAAGATCCCTTATGGCGAAAAACTGGTCACCGTGACCGGTGATGCCAACCAGCCCGCCATCAGCACCGAAGGCTTCAGCGGATTTTGGTGGAAGGTGAATTACAATGGTAAGACCGGGTATATCGTAAGCAGCTATGTACTTCCGCTGCCTGCGCCAAAGGCAGGAACAAAAACCCTGGCTGATTATTTTGCACAGGTATCTGCTAAGAACGGGAATCCGTTGGAAATAAAAAAGTCGGACCTGGCGCTGAATGAAATGGGAGAATCAACACTTACCAAACAGTTGTACAAGAACGGGATGGAATGGCATAAGTCGCAGGGATACGAGTTTGGTTCGGATGTTTATTTCCTTCCTGATTTTACCATTGAGCAATGCTTTTTACTACTTCGACTGGTCGGGCAGTACCCGGACCTGGTTGCGGAGAAGGATGCATTCCCGTTGAAGAACGTCGTCATTAAAAAAGACACCGGCGATAAGACCATTGAGGTGGAAAGAGAAAGATACGGGGGAGGCACGGGCCCGGTAAAAAGATTAAAGATCACGCATGCGCAGGGCGCTCTTACCGAGTTTGAAATTTACATGCTGGATACACAGGCCGTTATTTCCTGGAGTTCGGGGGTATGA
- a CDS encoding prohibitin family protein: protein MFLIIIGVLVLVITAVLLKSNSPLARFRSVGRIVGLLFILLGILTSCIKQINAGEVGVKILFGNIQADVLGSGLHFINPLLDVKRLDVKTQNYTMSGVNDEGNKMGDDAIRVLTSDGLEVTIDLTVLYRVVGSDAPKLLRETGDDYRDKVVRPVTRTKIRDNAVYYQAVDLYAGKRDEFQQRIYKSIEEDFKKRGLMLEQLLVRNITLPNSVKASIESKINAEQDAKKMEFVLLKEKQEAERKRVEAQGIADYQRIINTGLTDQQLQYEQIKAMKELALSQNAKVIVMGKGNTPLIIDGKQ from the coding sequence ATGTTCTTAATTATCATCGGTGTCCTGGTCCTGGTCATTACAGCTGTTTTGCTGAAAAGCAATTCTCCCCTGGCCAGGTTCAGGTCTGTTGGCCGCATCGTTGGCCTCCTTTTCATTTTGCTGGGTATCCTTACTTCCTGTATAAAGCAGATCAATGCCGGCGAAGTGGGCGTAAAAATATTATTCGGTAATATCCAGGCGGATGTACTGGGCAGCGGGCTTCATTTTATTAATCCCTTGCTGGATGTAAAGAGGCTGGATGTAAAAACCCAGAACTATACCATGAGCGGGGTGAATGACGAAGGTAATAAGATGGGTGATGATGCCATCCGTGTGCTGACCAGTGATGGCCTTGAAGTTACGATCGACCTTACTGTTCTGTACCGGGTGGTGGGCAGCGATGCGCCAAAACTTTTACGGGAAACAGGTGATGATTACCGGGATAAAGTGGTGCGCCCGGTTACCCGTACCAAGATCAGAGACAATGCCGTGTACTACCAGGCCGTTGACCTTTATGCAGGAAAGCGGGATGAATTTCAGCAACGCATTTATAAAAGCATCGAAGAAGATTTTAAGAAAAGGGGATTGATGCTGGAGCAGTTGCTGGTAAGAAATATCACATTACCCAATTCGGTAAAAGCATCCATCGAATCAAAGATCAATGCGGAGCAGGATGCCAAGAAGATGGAATTTGTGTTGCTGAAGGAGAAACAGGAGGCAGAAAGAAAGCGGGTGGAGGCACAGGGTATTGCCGATTACCAGCGCATCATCAACACAGGGCTTACCGACCAGCAGCTGCAGTATGAGCAGATAAAGGCCATGAAGGAACTTGCCCTCAGCCAGAATGCAAAAGTGATCGTGATGGGAAAGGGAAACACACCGCTCATCATTGATGGAAAACAATAA
- a CDS encoding PKD domain-containing protein encodes MKKLINLFLFSFAVIIANAQAQPAGCCPQFSLSTSPIHPCDDNACKSGPADPNGGGAGGTAQSLIACKNQPQTYYVVPALPGFTYSWTILGGTPASTTGNPVTINWGNANQGFLQVIITNADGSCRDTISRKVCLLDGPTAAISYSPSPICAGSWVNFSGAGSVGATNYYWDFGDGTSANVQNPPPHIYATGGTYTVVLTVSTVVTDANGMTRDCGCKDTAMVTVNVLNKKGIDIYTDDCRKMLCTGDTVKYCTSTTGCSGLTWAVNGGAILSGQGTSCVTVTWNQPSVYPTSVTLTASSCPGSVCGNTATLNVPVLYPNLPIQGPQNVCPGSSTSYSLPALPGTFYYWMLSGGGTIAGYDSNHNVINVTWGSTAGGPYKLVCRYTNPYSGCSGADTIDIFIKPKFTLNGLSPVCVGQTTSICANGPVLTWTHLPTTGFTVNSTTANCKNITWNVAGNYSITATPVTASNYCSSPALLNVVVIDTPKINALAGPLVVCPAQTAMYSITSNMNAGTFNWTITNGTVIQYMGAHNDSVLVQFTGNGTISVSQTVNNCSSYTQVVNVSVITSIGTITGNSPTCIDAVETYTIAGPVPPGGYTWTLSNALGSIINTTANSITIQWNGAGPTATCTITATACGQTASKVVTVNNPPNGTITATGNLCTTGVTLTTSLTMPSYDWYKNGVFYTNTAVNNINVTTPGFYKVKSPTPCYGTASINVPNTFTSNVSISANNVTVFCPGDPINVTFVATVQANNTCTYSYQWYNGATAIGTNSPSYTATAVGSYYVVISCGNCKDTSNVINITIGNCSGVCGNYDPLKAIGNDVGGPVDEITEPVSDALLSYSININPPVASPCNVVTFSANYNFTSPHSPNAGVFWNFGDGFGATSSWAGMSGTSTAAPHTYTTPGIYVVSALMYSNCPPPPTPHICPVLDTIHYVVPVAANFGYNVNCNVISLSDLSTTLPSLGCTISAWAWTVTGPAGASFNNPAAQNPVLTVTQSGMYNITLLVTSNCGGCQATITYPVNITVPTATFTPPSPICALTAAPFSVTNTPGFSYNWNFGDGYQSNLASTNHAFAAAGTSLVTLTVTDLMGCTATSSQTVTILPALTVSIPTDKFICPGASFTLTTTPAVFTNYQWYFNGSPITGATGATYNATSIGEYYVIVNNGTGCIARSNKMHIWHHPKPIADIQGQTIQCITGGTGNIYLYNSITNPNYTYLWTVNPVAVFSPNNTQFDANVTVNATGTYQFILTVTDITTGCIAKDTFCVYVYNSPAVTIAPTGYLCEGIMHTYTATATPPNPNYVYQWSNGVTGISMTTAQAGNYYVTVLDPATGCIAQSNMVTIKRRPYVALFPIGCDTLCDTAKLIPPLPLGPGQAYNGVYVIKWYVDGTYHSTGPVLNLSALTLGQHQINIVVNFIGDTCAATSGKYDLFIKHCGDCDCKESHWGETQLTEGEKPPAAKNNVKANIPPVVIGNPIIINCGVAQKLDCNKTYTINSSYICKDSACAGKVTYSLQPPTGPAITGNNAFTFTTNQTGTYILTMYGWCGNKICDSCVIDLIVDCKKCDCKGSKWGEKTYSIENMTKPFNCDKNKTIDVKCKKPITLNANYICADASCNAAVTYSMQPPVGAATTGTLPLTFTPNQTGIYTVTMYGWCGNTICDSCVVKFKTECPVDTTCCPYEIKAEAGTIKYDHVQIPNATVGSQTFTINGLGAANITEVRANVVSYTITDNYDKECMKCVNLPFTWASIASAANIGPVPGLITMYGGTTVPSFNGSGTGAYQNPRELVWNNGTVIPIPNNTNIGMNFILPPMPKIDCCELKGRICVKFTFRDNDCKECEVIACFDFVIKKK; translated from the coding sequence ATGAAAAAACTGATCAACCTCTTTCTGTTTTCATTTGCTGTTATCATCGCAAATGCACAGGCACAGCCGGCAGGATGCTGCCCGCAGTTTTCATTATCAACCAGCCCCATTCATCCCTGCGATGACAATGCGTGCAAATCAGGCCCTGCAGATCCTAATGGAGGAGGTGCCGGCGGAACGGCACAAAGTTTAATTGCCTGCAAGAATCAGCCACAGACCTATTATGTGGTTCCTGCGTTGCCGGGCTTTACATATAGCTGGACAATTCTGGGTGGCACACCGGCCAGCACTACCGGAAACCCGGTAACCATCAACTGGGGAAATGCAAACCAGGGTTTTTTACAGGTGATCATTACAAATGCAGATGGTTCCTGCCGTGATACGATCAGCAGGAAGGTTTGTTTACTGGACGGGCCAACCGCAGCGATCTCCTATAGTCCCAGCCCCATATGTGCCGGGTCCTGGGTAAACTTCAGCGGTGCAGGATCAGTTGGTGCAACCAATTATTACTGGGATTTTGGCGATGGTACAAGCGCCAATGTTCAAAACCCGCCCCCACATATCTATGCCACCGGCGGTACGTATACGGTTGTGTTGACCGTATCCACCGTAGTAACCGATGCGAATGGCATGACCAGGGATTGTGGTTGTAAAGACACGGCCATGGTGACCGTGAATGTGCTGAACAAAAAAGGGATCGATATCTATACAGACGACTGCCGGAAAATGTTATGTACCGGCGATACGGTTAAATATTGCACCAGCACAACCGGCTGCAGCGGATTAACATGGGCCGTGAACGGCGGAGCGATCTTAAGCGGGCAGGGAACCAGTTGCGTAACGGTTACCTGGAATCAACCAAGCGTATATCCTACATCCGTTACATTAACAGCTTCCAGTTGCCCCGGAAGTGTTTGCGGGAATACGGCCACATTGAATGTGCCTGTTCTTTATCCCAACCTGCCCATCCAGGGGCCGCAGAATGTTTGCCCCGGCTCAAGTACGTCTTATTCTTTACCGGCACTACCCGGCACATTTTATTACTGGATGCTCAGCGGCGGCGGAACGATCGCGGGCTACGACAGCAACCACAACGTAATAAATGTAACATGGGGAAGCACAGCAGGCGGTCCGTATAAACTTGTTTGCCGGTATACAAATCCATACAGCGGCTGCAGCGGTGCAGATACCATTGACATTTTCATAAAACCAAAATTCACGCTGAATGGATTGTCGCCGGTTTGTGTGGGCCAGACAACAAGTATTTGTGCAAACGGACCGGTACTCACCTGGACACATTTACCCACCACCGGGTTTACGGTTAATTCCACCACCGCAAACTGTAAGAACATCACCTGGAATGTGGCGGGGAATTATTCTATAACGGCAACCCCGGTAACCGCTTCCAATTACTGTTCTTCCCCGGCATTACTGAACGTAGTGGTGATCGATACGCCCAAGATCAATGCACTGGCCGGCCCATTGGTAGTATGCCCGGCCCAAACGGCGATGTACAGCATTACCAGCAACATGAATGCGGGCACGTTTAACTGGACCATCACCAACGGAACTGTTATACAATACATGGGCGCACACAACGATTCGGTACTGGTACAGTTCACCGGCAACGGAACAATAAGCGTATCACAAACAGTGAACAACTGTTCAAGCTATACACAGGTGGTCAATGTTTCTGTGATCACTTCAATAGGAACCATTACCGGCAACTCCCCAACCTGTATTGACGCGGTTGAAACGTATACCATTGCCGGCCCGGTACCACCCGGCGGCTACACATGGACATTAAGCAATGCTTTGGGGTCCATCATAAATACAACGGCAAACAGTATTACCATACAGTGGAATGGAGCGGGACCTACTGCCACCTGTACGATCACGGCCACTGCCTGCGGCCAGACCGCCAGCAAAGTAGTTACCGTAAATAATCCTCCCAACGGAACGATCACGGCTACCGGAAATTTATGTACCACCGGGGTAACACTGACCACCTCTCTTACAATGCCATCGTATGACTGGTATAAGAATGGTGTGTTCTATACAAATACCGCAGTCAATAATATTAATGTAACAACACCCGGTTTTTATAAAGTAAAATCACCTACACCCTGTTACGGTACGGCCAGTATCAATGTACCCAATACGTTTACATCCAATGTAAGCATCTCGGCAAACAATGTTACGGTATTCTGTCCCGGGGATCCGATCAATGTGACCTTTGTTGCCACGGTGCAGGCAAATAATACATGTACGTACAGTTACCAGTGGTATAACGGTGCAACGGCTATAGGAACCAACAGCCCGTCTTATACAGCAACGGCGGTTGGTTCATACTACGTTGTGATCTCCTGCGGCAATTGTAAGGACACTTCCAATGTTATAAACATTACCATTGGCAATTGTTCCGGGGTTTGCGGTAATTATGATCCGCTGAAAGCAATTGGCAATGATGTGGGGGGTCCGGTTGATGAAATAACAGAACCGGTTTCGGATGCGTTGTTGTCCTACAGCATTAATATCAATCCACCAGTGGCAAGCCCGTGCAACGTGGTTACGTTCAGCGCCAATTATAATTTCACATCACCCCATTCGCCGAATGCAGGGGTGTTCTGGAATTTTGGCGATGGCTTTGGAGCAACTTCATCATGGGCCGGCATGTCGGGCACATCCACCGCGGCCCCGCATACATATACCACACCGGGCATTTATGTTGTATCTGCTTTAATGTATTCCAATTGTCCGCCACCGCCTACACCGCATATTTGCCCGGTGCTGGATACGATCCATTATGTAGTACCTGTTGCTGCCAATTTCGGATATAATGTGAACTGTAATGTGATCAGCTTATCAGACCTGTCAACAACATTACCAAGTCTGGGTTGCACCATCAGCGCATGGGCATGGACTGTTACCGGTCCGGCAGGCGCTTCATTTAATAACCCGGCGGCACAAAACCCTGTGCTTACGGTTACGCAGTCCGGCATGTATAATATTACACTCCTGGTAACATCCAATTGCGGGGGATGCCAGGCAACCATTACGTACCCGGTAAATATTACCGTGCCCACAGCAACATTTACGCCACCATCTCCCATTTGTGCCCTCACTGCTGCACCGTTCTCTGTTACAAACACACCGGGCTTTTCTTATAACTGGAATTTTGGTGATGGATATCAATCCAATTTAGCATCAACCAATCATGCATTTGCAGCAGCTGGTACAAGCCTGGTTACGTTAACGGTAACCGACCTGATGGGTTGTACGGCAACCAGCAGCCAGACGGTAACCATTTTACCGGCACTGACCGTTTCTATACCTACCGATAAATTCATATGCCCGGGTGCAAGCTTTACGCTGACGACCACGCCTGCCGTATTTACCAATTATCAATGGTATTTTAATGGCAGCCCGATAACCGGGGCAACAGGCGCCACGTATAACGCAACCAGCATCGGCGAATATTACGTGATCGTGAATAATGGAACCGGCTGTATTGCCAGGTCGAACAAAATGCATATCTGGCATCATCCAAAACCCATTGCCGATATACAAGGACAAACCATTCAATGCATCACCGGCGGAACAGGGAACATATATTTATACAACAGTATCACCAATCCCAATTATACATATCTCTGGACGGTGAACCCGGTGGCAGTATTCAGCCCGAACAATACACAGTTTGATGCCAATGTAACGGTGAATGCCACAGGCACCTACCAGTTCATTTTAACGGTAACAGATATTACCACGGGCTGCATTGCCAAAGACACGTTCTGTGTGTATGTTTACAATAGTCCCGCAGTAACTATTGCGCCAACCGGTTATTTATGCGAAGGCATCATGCATACGTACACGGCTACTGCAACACCTCCCAACCCGAATTATGTATATCAATGGAGTAACGGGGTAACCGGGATAAGTATGACCACGGCACAGGCCGGCAATTATTATGTGACCGTTTTAGATCCAGCAACGGGCTGTATTGCACAAAGCAACATGGTAACCATTAAGCGCCGCCCTTATGTAGCACTGTTCCCCATCGGTTGCGATACATTGTGCGATACTGCAAAATTAATTCCGCCATTGCCATTGGGCCCGGGACAGGCATACAATGGCGTGTATGTCATTAAATGGTATGTAGACGGAACCTATCATTCAACCGGTCCGGTTTTGAACCTGTCTGCATTAACATTGGGGCAACACCAGATAAATATTGTTGTAAACTTTATCGGGGATACCTGTGCTGCCACATCGGGTAAATACGACCTGTTCATTAAACACTGCGGCGACTGTGATTGCAAGGAAAGCCATTGGGGCGAGACCCAGTTAACGGAAGGAGAAAAGCCACCGGCTGCAAAAAATAATGTTAAAGCAAATATCCCACCGGTGGTCATTGGCAACCCGATAATTATAAATTGCGGGGTTGCACAAAAACTGGATTGCAATAAGACCTATACGATCAATTCTTCTTATATCTGCAAGGATTCTGCCTGTGCAGGCAAGGTCACGTATTCGCTGCAACCACCAACCGGTCCGGCCATTACCGGCAACAATGCATTTACATTTACCACGAACCAAACCGGTACATATATACTTACCATGTATGGCTGGTGTGGCAATAAGATCTGCGACAGCTGTGTCATTGACCTCATCGTTGACTGTAAAAAATGTGATTGCAAGGGCAGCAAGTGGGGAGAGAAAACATACAGCATAGAAAATATGACGAAACCATTTAACTGCGATAAGAACAAGACCATTGATGTAAAATGTAAAAAACCCATCACACTGAATGCTAACTACATTTGTGCAGATGCTTCCTGTAATGCAGCGGTAACATATTCCATGCAACCGCCGGTTGGTGCAGCAACCACCGGAACCCTGCCGCTTACCTTTACGCCCAATCAAACCGGGATCTATACGGTAACCATGTACGGCTGGTGCGGCAATACCATCTGCGACAGTTGCGTTGTTAAATTCAAAACAGAGTGCCCGGTTGATACCACCTGTTGTCCGTACGAGATAAAAGCAGAAGCAGGAACCATCAAATACGATCATGTGCAGATACCCAATGCCACGGTGGGCTCACAAACATTTACCATCAATGGGCTGGGGGCAGCCAATATTACAGAAGTGAGAGCCAATGTAGTAAGCTATACCATCACCGATAATTATGACAAGGAATGCATGAAGTGTGTAAACCTTCCCTTCACCTGGGCAAGTATCGCATCTGCAGCAAATATCGGCCCGGTGCCGGGATTGATCACCATGTATGGCGGAACAACGGTTCCATCCTTTAATGGAAGCGGTACAGGTGCTTATCAAAATCCACGGGAACTGGTGTGGAATAACGGAACGGTCATCCCGATACCGAACAATACCAATATCGGCATGAATTTTATTTTGCCGCCGATGCCGAAGATCGATTGTTGTGAACTGAAAGGAAGGATATGTGTGAAGTTCACGTTCCGGGACAATGACTGCAAAGAGTGTGAAGTGATCGCCTGTTTTGATTTTGTGATAAAGAAAAAATAG
- the dnaN gene encoding DNA polymerase III subunit beta, whose amino-acid sequence MKFIVSSSALLKQLQQISGVINANTVLPILEDFLFEIEKNKLTVVATDLETVMKVHLDIEAKDSGKVCIPAKILLDSLKNIAEQPLTFNVDKNFAVEITSDNGKYKVMGETPDNFPKEPAADDANAFTMTSSALVTAINKAIFAVSNDDLRPAMTGVFFELDKKGITFVATDAHRLVRYTRSDVSCPKKDSFIVPKKPLNLLKGSLPDNEDELKVSYNSNHLFVVHGGTELVCRLIDARFPDYKVVIPADNPYKMTVNKHDFQNALRRVSVFSNKSTNQVALSISGSELQLAAQDVDFSFEGNERMACQYDGEDLQIAFNAKFLIEMLNGADTSEIVMELSTPTKAGIIKPTEQGEGEQLLMLVMPLMLNN is encoded by the coding sequence ATGAAGTTCATCGTTTCGTCATCGGCTTTACTGAAACAGTTACAACAGATCAGCGGAGTTATCAATGCCAATACCGTTTTACCCATCCTGGAAGATTTCCTGTTCGAGATAGAGAAGAATAAGCTGACCGTTGTTGCCACCGACCTGGAAACCGTGATGAAGGTTCACCTGGATATTGAGGCCAAAGACAGCGGAAAGGTCTGTATCCCTGCCAAAATACTGCTGGATTCCCTGAAGAATATTGCCGAGCAGCCGCTCACGTTCAATGTTGACAAGAACTTTGCCGTGGAGATCACCAGCGACAATGGTAAGTACAAGGTAATGGGCGAAACACCCGACAACTTCCCCAAAGAACCTGCTGCAGATGATGCCAATGCTTTTACCATGACCTCCTCGGCCCTGGTGACCGCTATCAACAAAGCCATCTTTGCCGTAAGCAACGACGACCTCCGTCCTGCTATGACCGGTGTGTTCTTTGAGCTGGATAAAAAGGGGATCACGTTTGTAGCCACCGATGCCCATCGCCTGGTCCGCTATACCCGCAGTGATGTAAGCTGCCCTAAAAAAGATTCTTTCATCGTTCCTAAAAAACCATTGAACCTGCTGAAAGGTTCTTTGCCCGATAACGAAGATGAGCTGAAGGTCTCTTACAACAGCAATCATCTTTTTGTGGTGCACGGCGGTACCGAACTGGTGTGCCGGCTGATCGACGCCCGTTTCCCCGATTATAAAGTGGTGATACCGGCCGACAACCCGTACAAGATGACCGTGAACAAACACGATTTTCAGAATGCCTTGCGCCGGGTGAGTGTGTTCAGTAACAAGAGTACCAATCAGGTGGCTTTAAGCATCAGCGGCAGCGAACTGCAATTAGCCGCCCAGGATGTTGATTTCAGTTTTGAAGGGAACGAACGCATGGCCTGCCAGTATGATGGCGAGGACCTTCAGATCGCATTCAACGCCAAATTCCTGATCGAGATGCTGAACGGCGCCGACACCAGTGAGATCGTTATGGAACTGAGCACCCCCACAAAAGCAGGCATCATAAAACCTACCGAACAGGGAGAAGGCGAACAACTGCTGATGCTGGTAATGCCGCTGATGCTGAATAATTAA
- a CDS encoding DUF2007 domain-containing protein: MNFKQIASYDNFMLANMTLGMLQENEINCHLKDEHIVTVDPLLNPAVGGIKLLVEESDFEKATAIIKQAEEDYVKDIACPDCKVHALTIEEKINMPQDFWGRLKNRVAYGQPSTFSKKYRCTNCNAVFDELPLSF; the protein is encoded by the coding sequence ATGAATTTTAAACAGATCGCCTCTTACGATAATTTCATGCTGGCGAATATGACATTGGGCATGTTGCAGGAAAATGAGATCAACTGCCATTTGAAAGATGAACATATTGTAACGGTTGATCCCCTGCTGAACCCCGCCGTGGGCGGCATTAAACTGCTGGTGGAAGAGTCTGACTTTGAAAAGGCAACTGCCATCATTAAACAGGCCGAAGAAGATTATGTAAAAGATATTGCCTGTCCCGATTGCAAAGTACATGCACTTACCATTGAAGAGAAAATAAATATGCCGCAGGATTTCTGGGGCAGGTTAAAGAACCGGGTCGCTTACGGACAGCCTTCCACCTTCAGTAAAAAATACCGGTGTACGAATTGTAATGCGGTGTTTGATGAGCTTCCCTTGTCATTTTAA
- a CDS encoding iron-containing alcohol dehydrogenase: MSFRNFKMVGYVIYGRGSFNQLDEIIAPHRKANAPMVFLVDHFFDGKPLAGRVPVRGNDKMIFVDVSYEPKTSYVDKLANQLKEEFGTVSGVIGIGGGSAMDLAKAVSLMMNNPGSSADYQGWDLVKNPGVYKAGIPTLSGTGAEVSRTTVLTGPTKKLGMNSDFTPFDQIVLDPELTANAPANQRFYTGMDCYIHCIESLNGTYLNEFSKSYGEKALQLCREVYVTKDGWDADSDDKLMMASYAGGMSIAYSQVGVAHAVSYGLSYLLGTKHGIGNCIVFDHLEEYYPEGVKEFKYMVEKNRIDIPKNICAGLNDEDFDKMINVSLGMKPLWENALGKDWEKQMTREKLRGLYEKL, from the coding sequence ATGTCTTTCAGAAATTTTAAAATGGTAGGCTATGTGATCTATGGCCGTGGTTCCTTTAACCAACTGGATGAGATCATCGCTCCTCACCGCAAGGCAAATGCGCCCATGGTTTTTTTGGTAGATCATTTCTTTGATGGCAAACCCCTGGCCGGCCGGGTACCTGTTCGTGGCAACGACAAAATGATCTTTGTGGATGTTAGCTACGAACCCAAGACAAGTTATGTTGACAAACTGGCCAACCAGCTCAAAGAAGAATTTGGCACCGTAAGCGGTGTGATCGGTATCGGCGGCGGCAGCGCCATGGACCTTGCCAAAGCCGTTTCGCTCATGATGAACAATCCCGGCAGCAGCGCAGACTACCAGGGATGGGACCTGGTGAAGAATCCGGGTGTATATAAAGCGGGCATACCTACATTAAGCGGCACCGGCGCCGAAGTAAGCCGAACGACCGTGCTTACCGGTCCTACCAAAAAGCTGGGCATGAACTCTGACTTCACTCCATTCGACCAGATCGTACTGGATCCCGAACTAACCGCCAACGCCCCCGCCAACCAGCGCTTTTATACCGGCATGGACTGCTATATACATTGTATTGAAAGCCTGAACGGCACGTACCTGAACGAGTTCAGCAAAAGTTATGGCGAAAAAGCATTGCAGCTTTGCCGCGAAGTATATGTAACAAAGGATGGCTGGGATGCCGACAGCGACGACAAACTGATGATGGCTTCCTATGCCGGTGGCATGAGCATTGCCTACAGCCAGGTTGGTGTGGCGCATGCCGTGAGCTATGGACTCAGCTACTTACTGGGCACCAAGCACGGCATCGGCAACTGCATCGTGTTCGACCACCTGGAAGAATACTATCCCGAAGGTGTGAAGGAATTCAAATACATGGTGGAGAAGAACAGGATAGACATACCAAAAAACATCTGCGCCGGCCTCAACGACGAAGATTTTGACAAGATGATCAATGTTTCCCTTGGCATGAAGCCGCTTTGGGAAAATGCGCTGGGCAAGGATTGGGAAAAGCAGATGACGAGGGAGAAGCTGAGGGGGTTGTATGAGAAGTTATGA